A genomic region of Drosophila kikkawai strain 14028-0561.14 chromosome X, DkikHiC1v2, whole genome shotgun sequence contains the following coding sequences:
- the HP5 gene encoding nucleolar protein dao-5 isoform X3: MELFDMVKAAPPPQTISAPERTSPPSPIPPDSPDAIAATDAVDDADLLQSAVKDEEGNNVEDRKYSPKRHIDSPPLPGLKSDESLFKTPQNIQKYKQDDIKIDEVKPKTDDEDDVVQQVAGDKSENLEGNDSDGSLDGYPKTLPTKTKAQQKMFSDLPDQSASLSCVLREFSIRVRRLKQSEIDSACASLAKSKFASSETPSRKRGRPPKIHIKVPLPSGAKKRALANLARTHTPPPILSSRIKAKPKPKQKPKGLKVSPALVQRYGRRVFSCVVNVKKLKWPSKSGERPRPRRSNLSVSFNESVEILGSNEGSPRRYTFGAISSKSPKPTRLQRVDATGNVLEDIALTANMLVSPSSAPSGSRGKGKRRSCNGSPQLKRPHQRIPLSGLASLRLDDGPRSDGDDDEEYIVPNELPGMQRPGTPTPKKKKISYTTTISDDEDEKAPPQKKPKDAKEAPKKEAKTKPNSKKVEKFTSLKESVLQSVVPQGKPNEIVKGKEQKESGDVPGKDDQKDAETEVQNVTETTANDGEKPDTPRPVDILEDNPQETEEASTVETDVGAGEESVEENADKNSQEKTSVGETTDKKSEEKSKSSVGENAEKNPVRESKSNVEENGEKSPVEESKAAEEACETSDMSALELEEPSRQLRDDKTKPEKVGDVEVFREMDTPPSQPPLPLNSTEENPDDVLEIQTSLEDVRELHTPFSSQQSTPQASKRVRLDSGDSDCSFKSANEPNKETQLEHGRGGEAVGKEDAASGEDKSIIDSAELMTPPKTVNGCDPTTSEPTVFYSPIEAMPTLDDEVLGQLVEPDFQLNSSRHAISRGTLDDIMTALES, from the exons ATGGAGCTGTTTGACATGGTCAAGGCAGCACCGCCGCCGCAGACAATCAGTGCTCCGGAGCGCACTTCACCGCCATCGCCCATCCCGCCCGATTCGCCGGATGCAATAG CAGCCACCGACGCTGTCGACGACGCTGACCTCCTGCAGAGCGCGGTCAAAGATGAGGAAGGAAACAATGTCGAAGATAGGAAGTACTCACCCAAACGCCATATTGATTCTCCTCCTTTGCCCGGGCTAAAAAGTGATGAATCTTTATTTAAGACACCGCAGAACATACAAAAGTACAAGCAAGATGATATTAAGATCGATGAGGTGAAGCCGAAGACagatgatgaagatgatgTTGTACAACAAGTCGCCGGGGACAAGTCAGAGAACCTGGAGGGTAATGACTCGGATGGATCCTTAGATGGTTACCCAAAGACCTTACCGACCAAAACGAAGGCGCAGCAGAAGATGTTCAGTGATTTGCCTGATCAGTCCGCATCGCTCAGCTGCGTCCTTCGGGAATTCAGTATCCGCGTTCGGCGTCTCAAACAGTCAGAGATCGATTCTGCCTGCGCCTCGTTGGCCAAGTCAAAGTTTGCCTCATCTGAAACGCCCTCGCGTAAGCGAGGCAGGCCGC CCAAGATCCACATTAAAGTTCCTCTGCCGTCTGGGGCCAAAAAGAGAGCGCTGGCAAATCTGGCACGAACTCACACGCCGCCGCCCATCTTGTCCAGCCGAATCAAGGCGAAGCCCAAGCCCAAGCAAAAGCCCAAGGGACTCAAGGTCAGCCCGGCGTTGGTCCAACGCTATGGAAGGCGCGTCTTTAGCTGTGTGGTTAATGTCAAAAAGCTGAAGTGGCCAAGCAAAAGCGGGGAACGGCCGAGGCCCAGACGTTCCAACCTTTCGGTCTCCTTCAACGAGTCCGTCGAGATATTGGGCAGCAACGAGGGCAGCCCCAGGCGCTACACTTTCGGTGCAATCTCATCCAAGTCGCCGAAGCCCACGCGCTTGCAGCGCGTAGATGCCACGGGCAATGTTCTGGAGGACATAGCACTCACAGCGAATATGTTGGTGTCACCTTCGTCTGCCCCATCCGGTTCGCGGGGCAAGGGCAAGCGTCGCTCTTGCAACGGATCACCACAGCTGAAGCGCCCGCACCAAAGAATTCCACTGTCCGGCTTGGCCAGCCTCCGCCTGGACGATGGACCGAGGAGTGACGGCGATGACGATGAGGAGTACATAG TGCCCAACGAGCTGCCGGGTATGCAAAGACCTGGAACACCAACGccgaagaaaaagaaaatatcatATACGACGACCATTAGCGACGATGAGGATGAGAAGGCACCCCCTCAAAAAAAACCCAAGGACGCCAAGGAAGCTCCCAAAAAGGAAGCAAAAACGAAACCGAACTCAAAAAAGGTAGAAAAGTTCACATCACTGAAGGAGAGCGTCCTGCAGAGTGTAGTACCGCAAGGTAAACCCAATGAGATTGTAAAGGGAAAGGAACAGAAGGAATCCGGTGATGTTCCGGGTAAAGACGATCAAAAAGATGCCGAAACGGAAGTTCAAAATGTGACGGAAACGACAGCAAATGACGGCGAAAAACCGGATACGCCAAGGCCAGTTGATATTTTAGAAGACAATCCACAGGAAACAGAAGAGGCTTCGACGGTGGAAACTGATGTGGGTGCTGGAGAAGAAAGTGTAGAGGAAAATGCTGATAAGAATTCTCAGGAGAAAACAAGTGTTGGTGAAACTACTGACAAGAAATCAGAGGAAAAGTCGAAATCAAGTGTTGgggaaaatgctgaaaagaaTCCTGTGAGGGAGTCGAAATCAAATGTCGAGGAAAATGGTGAAAAGAGTCCTGTGGAAGAATCGAAGGCAGCCGAGGAGGCATGTGAAACATCGGACATGTCAGCGCTGGAATTAGAGGAACCCAGCAGGCAACTCAGGGATGACAAaacgaagccagagaaagtTGGCGACGTTGAGGTCTTTAGGGAGATGGATACACCGCCATCgcagccgccgctgccgctaaACTCAACTGAGGAGAATCCGGACGATGTTCTCGAAATCCAGACATCCCTCGAAGACGTCCGGGAGTTGCACACACCCTTCTCATCCCAGCAGAGCACGCCCCAGGCATCCAAGCGCGTACGCCTGGATTCCGGGGACTCGGACTGCAGCTTCAAGTCGGCCAATGAGCCGAACAAGGAAACTCAGCTAGAACATGGTCGAGGAGGTGAGGCAGTCGGCAAGGAAGACGCGGCATCTGGAGAGGACAAATCCATTATCGATTCCGCAGAGTTGATGACGCCGCCTAAGACGGTCAATGGCTGTGATCCGACGACCAGCGAGCCGACGGTATTTTACTCGCCCATCGAGGCCATGCCCACGCTAGATGATGAGGTCCTTGGCCAGTTAGTCG agCCCGACTTTCAGTTGAACTCCAGCCGCCATGCCATCTCTAGGGGAACTCTGGACGACATAATGACAGCTCTGGAATCTTAG
- the HP5 gene encoding nucleolar protein dao-5 isoform X1, whose translation MELFDMVKAAPPPQTISAPERTSPPSPIPPDSPDAIAATDAVDDADLLQSAVKDEEGNNVEDRKYSPKRHIDSPPLPGLKSDESLFKTPQNIQKYKQDDIKIDEVKPKTDDEDDVVQQVAGDKSENLEGNDSDGSLDGYPKTLPTKTKAQQKMFSDLPDQSASLSCVLREFSIRVRRLKQSEIDSACASLAKSKFASSETPSRKRGRPRKSAEDKKSPSPAKKLKISPTAKIHIKVPLPSGAKKRALANLARTHTPPPILSSRIKAKPKPKQKPKGLKVSPALVQRYGRRVFSCVVNVKKLKWPSKSGERPRPRRSNLSVSFNESVEILGSNEGSPRRYTFGAISSKSPKPTRLQRVDATGNVLEDIALTANMLVSPSSAPSGSRGKGKRRSCNGSPQLKRPHQRIPLSGLASLRLDDGPRSDGDDDEEYIVPNELPGMQRPGTPTPKKKKISYTTTISDDEDEKAPPQKKPKDAKEAPKKEAKTKPNSKKVEKFTSLKESVLQSVVPQGKPNEIVKGKEQKESGDVPGKDDQKDAETEVQNVTETTANDGEKPDTPRPVDILEDNPQETEEASTVETDVGAGEESVEENADKNSQEKTSVGETTDKKSEEKSKSSVGENAEKNPVRESKSNVEENGEKSPVEESKAAEEACETSDMSALELEEPSRQLRDDKTKPEKVGDVEVFREMDTPPSQPPLPLNSTEENPDDVLEIQTSLEDVRELHTPFSSQQSTPQASKRVRLDSGDSDCSFKSANEPNKETQLEHGRGGEAVGKEDAASGEDKSIIDSAELMTPPKTVNGCDPTTSEPTVFYSPIEAMPTLDDEVLGQLVEPDFQLNSSRHAISRGTLDDIMTALES comes from the exons ATGGAGCTGTTTGACATGGTCAAGGCAGCACCGCCGCCGCAGACAATCAGTGCTCCGGAGCGCACTTCACCGCCATCGCCCATCCCGCCCGATTCGCCGGATGCAATAG CAGCCACCGACGCTGTCGACGACGCTGACCTCCTGCAGAGCGCGGTCAAAGATGAGGAAGGAAACAATGTCGAAGATAGGAAGTACTCACCCAAACGCCATATTGATTCTCCTCCTTTGCCCGGGCTAAAAAGTGATGAATCTTTATTTAAGACACCGCAGAACATACAAAAGTACAAGCAAGATGATATTAAGATCGATGAGGTGAAGCCGAAGACagatgatgaagatgatgTTGTACAACAAGTCGCCGGGGACAAGTCAGAGAACCTGGAGGGTAATGACTCGGATGGATCCTTAGATGGTTACCCAAAGACCTTACCGACCAAAACGAAGGCGCAGCAGAAGATGTTCAGTGATTTGCCTGATCAGTCCGCATCGCTCAGCTGCGTCCTTCGGGAATTCAGTATCCGCGTTCGGCGTCTCAAACAGTCAGAGATCGATTCTGCCTGCGCCTCGTTGGCCAAGTCAAAGTTTGCCTCATCTGAAACGCCCTCGCGTAAGCGAGGCAGGCCGCGTAAGAGCGCCGAGGACAAGAAATCTCCGTCTCCGGCAAAGAAACTAAAGATTTCGCCCACAGCCAAGATCCACATTAAAGTTCCTCTGCCGTCTGGGGCCAAAAAGAGAGCGCTGGCAAATCTGGCACGAACTCACACGCCGCCGCCCATCTTGTCCAGCCGAATCAAGGCGAAGCCCAAGCCCAAGCAAAAGCCCAAGGGACTCAAGGTCAGCCCGGCGTTGGTCCAACGCTATGGAAGGCGCGTCTTTAGCTGTGTGGTTAATGTCAAAAAGCTGAAGTGGCCAAGCAAAAGCGGGGAACGGCCGAGGCCCAGACGTTCCAACCTTTCGGTCTCCTTCAACGAGTCCGTCGAGATATTGGGCAGCAACGAGGGCAGCCCCAGGCGCTACACTTTCGGTGCAATCTCATCCAAGTCGCCGAAGCCCACGCGCTTGCAGCGCGTAGATGCCACGGGCAATGTTCTGGAGGACATAGCACTCACAGCGAATATGTTGGTGTCACCTTCGTCTGCCCCATCCGGTTCGCGGGGCAAGGGCAAGCGTCGCTCTTGCAACGGATCACCACAGCTGAAGCGCCCGCACCAAAGAATTCCACTGTCCGGCTTGGCCAGCCTCCGCCTGGACGATGGACCGAGGAGTGACGGCGATGACGATGAGGAGTACATAG TGCCCAACGAGCTGCCGGGTATGCAAAGACCTGGAACACCAACGccgaagaaaaagaaaatatcatATACGACGACCATTAGCGACGATGAGGATGAGAAGGCACCCCCTCAAAAAAAACCCAAGGACGCCAAGGAAGCTCCCAAAAAGGAAGCAAAAACGAAACCGAACTCAAAAAAGGTAGAAAAGTTCACATCACTGAAGGAGAGCGTCCTGCAGAGTGTAGTACCGCAAGGTAAACCCAATGAGATTGTAAAGGGAAAGGAACAGAAGGAATCCGGTGATGTTCCGGGTAAAGACGATCAAAAAGATGCCGAAACGGAAGTTCAAAATGTGACGGAAACGACAGCAAATGACGGCGAAAAACCGGATACGCCAAGGCCAGTTGATATTTTAGAAGACAATCCACAGGAAACAGAAGAGGCTTCGACGGTGGAAACTGATGTGGGTGCTGGAGAAGAAAGTGTAGAGGAAAATGCTGATAAGAATTCTCAGGAGAAAACAAGTGTTGGTGAAACTACTGACAAGAAATCAGAGGAAAAGTCGAAATCAAGTGTTGgggaaaatgctgaaaagaaTCCTGTGAGGGAGTCGAAATCAAATGTCGAGGAAAATGGTGAAAAGAGTCCTGTGGAAGAATCGAAGGCAGCCGAGGAGGCATGTGAAACATCGGACATGTCAGCGCTGGAATTAGAGGAACCCAGCAGGCAACTCAGGGATGACAAaacgaagccagagaaagtTGGCGACGTTGAGGTCTTTAGGGAGATGGATACACCGCCATCgcagccgccgctgccgctaaACTCAACTGAGGAGAATCCGGACGATGTTCTCGAAATCCAGACATCCCTCGAAGACGTCCGGGAGTTGCACACACCCTTCTCATCCCAGCAGAGCACGCCCCAGGCATCCAAGCGCGTACGCCTGGATTCCGGGGACTCGGACTGCAGCTTCAAGTCGGCCAATGAGCCGAACAAGGAAACTCAGCTAGAACATGGTCGAGGAGGTGAGGCAGTCGGCAAGGAAGACGCGGCATCTGGAGAGGACAAATCCATTATCGATTCCGCAGAGTTGATGACGCCGCCTAAGACGGTCAATGGCTGTGATCCGACGACCAGCGAGCCGACGGTATTTTACTCGCCCATCGAGGCCATGCCCACGCTAGATGATGAGGTCCTTGGCCAGTTAGTCG agCCCGACTTTCAGTTGAACTCCAGCCGCCATGCCATCTCTAGGGGAACTCTGGACGACATAATGACAGCTCTGGAATCTTAG
- the HP5 gene encoding nucleolar and coiled-body phosphoprotein 1 isoform X2 gives MELFDMVKAAPPPQTISAPERTSPPSPIPPDSPDAIATDAVDDADLLQSAVKDEEGNNVEDRKYSPKRHIDSPPLPGLKSDESLFKTPQNIQKYKQDDIKIDEVKPKTDDEDDVVQQVAGDKSENLEGNDSDGSLDGYPKTLPTKTKAQQKMFSDLPDQSASLSCVLREFSIRVRRLKQSEIDSACASLAKSKFASSETPSRKRGRPRKSAEDKKSPSPAKKLKISPTAKIHIKVPLPSGAKKRALANLARTHTPPPILSSRIKAKPKPKQKPKGLKVSPALVQRYGRRVFSCVVNVKKLKWPSKSGERPRPRRSNLSVSFNESVEILGSNEGSPRRYTFGAISSKSPKPTRLQRVDATGNVLEDIALTANMLVSPSSAPSGSRGKGKRRSCNGSPQLKRPHQRIPLSGLASLRLDDGPRSDGDDDEEYIVPNELPGMQRPGTPTPKKKKISYTTTISDDEDEKAPPQKKPKDAKEAPKKEAKTKPNSKKVEKFTSLKESVLQSVVPQGKPNEIVKGKEQKESGDVPGKDDQKDAETEVQNVTETTANDGEKPDTPRPVDILEDNPQETEEASTVETDVGAGEESVEENADKNSQEKTSVGETTDKKSEEKSKSSVGENAEKNPVRESKSNVEENGEKSPVEESKAAEEACETSDMSALELEEPSRQLRDDKTKPEKVGDVEVFREMDTPPSQPPLPLNSTEENPDDVLEIQTSLEDVRELHTPFSSQQSTPQASKRVRLDSGDSDCSFKSANEPNKETQLEHGRGGEAVGKEDAASGEDKSIIDSAELMTPPKTVNGCDPTTSEPTVFYSPIEAMPTLDDEVLGQLVEPDFQLNSSRHAISRGTLDDIMTALES, from the exons ATGGAGCTGTTTGACATGGTCAAGGCAGCACCGCCGCCGCAGACAATCAGTGCTCCGGAGCGCACTTCACCGCCATCGCCCATCCCGCCCGATTCGCCGGATGCAATAG CCACCGACGCTGTCGACGACGCTGACCTCCTGCAGAGCGCGGTCAAAGATGAGGAAGGAAACAATGTCGAAGATAGGAAGTACTCACCCAAACGCCATATTGATTCTCCTCCTTTGCCCGGGCTAAAAAGTGATGAATCTTTATTTAAGACACCGCAGAACATACAAAAGTACAAGCAAGATGATATTAAGATCGATGAGGTGAAGCCGAAGACagatgatgaagatgatgTTGTACAACAAGTCGCCGGGGACAAGTCAGAGAACCTGGAGGGTAATGACTCGGATGGATCCTTAGATGGTTACCCAAAGACCTTACCGACCAAAACGAAGGCGCAGCAGAAGATGTTCAGTGATTTGCCTGATCAGTCCGCATCGCTCAGCTGCGTCCTTCGGGAATTCAGTATCCGCGTTCGGCGTCTCAAACAGTCAGAGATCGATTCTGCCTGCGCCTCGTTGGCCAAGTCAAAGTTTGCCTCATCTGAAACGCCCTCGCGTAAGCGAGGCAGGCCGCGTAAGAGCGCCGAGGACAAGAAATCTCCGTCTCCGGCAAAGAAACTAAAGATTTCGCCCACAGCCAAGATCCACATTAAAGTTCCTCTGCCGTCTGGGGCCAAAAAGAGAGCGCTGGCAAATCTGGCACGAACTCACACGCCGCCGCCCATCTTGTCCAGCCGAATCAAGGCGAAGCCCAAGCCCAAGCAAAAGCCCAAGGGACTCAAGGTCAGCCCGGCGTTGGTCCAACGCTATGGAAGGCGCGTCTTTAGCTGTGTGGTTAATGTCAAAAAGCTGAAGTGGCCAAGCAAAAGCGGGGAACGGCCGAGGCCCAGACGTTCCAACCTTTCGGTCTCCTTCAACGAGTCCGTCGAGATATTGGGCAGCAACGAGGGCAGCCCCAGGCGCTACACTTTCGGTGCAATCTCATCCAAGTCGCCGAAGCCCACGCGCTTGCAGCGCGTAGATGCCACGGGCAATGTTCTGGAGGACATAGCACTCACAGCGAATATGTTGGTGTCACCTTCGTCTGCCCCATCCGGTTCGCGGGGCAAGGGCAAGCGTCGCTCTTGCAACGGATCACCACAGCTGAAGCGCCCGCACCAAAGAATTCCACTGTCCGGCTTGGCCAGCCTCCGCCTGGACGATGGACCGAGGAGTGACGGCGATGACGATGAGGAGTACATAG TGCCCAACGAGCTGCCGGGTATGCAAAGACCTGGAACACCAACGccgaagaaaaagaaaatatcatATACGACGACCATTAGCGACGATGAGGATGAGAAGGCACCCCCTCAAAAAAAACCCAAGGACGCCAAGGAAGCTCCCAAAAAGGAAGCAAAAACGAAACCGAACTCAAAAAAGGTAGAAAAGTTCACATCACTGAAGGAGAGCGTCCTGCAGAGTGTAGTACCGCAAGGTAAACCCAATGAGATTGTAAAGGGAAAGGAACAGAAGGAATCCGGTGATGTTCCGGGTAAAGACGATCAAAAAGATGCCGAAACGGAAGTTCAAAATGTGACGGAAACGACAGCAAATGACGGCGAAAAACCGGATACGCCAAGGCCAGTTGATATTTTAGAAGACAATCCACAGGAAACAGAAGAGGCTTCGACGGTGGAAACTGATGTGGGTGCTGGAGAAGAAAGTGTAGAGGAAAATGCTGATAAGAATTCTCAGGAGAAAACAAGTGTTGGTGAAACTACTGACAAGAAATCAGAGGAAAAGTCGAAATCAAGTGTTGgggaaaatgctgaaaagaaTCCTGTGAGGGAGTCGAAATCAAATGTCGAGGAAAATGGTGAAAAGAGTCCTGTGGAAGAATCGAAGGCAGCCGAGGAGGCATGTGAAACATCGGACATGTCAGCGCTGGAATTAGAGGAACCCAGCAGGCAACTCAGGGATGACAAaacgaagccagagaaagtTGGCGACGTTGAGGTCTTTAGGGAGATGGATACACCGCCATCgcagccgccgctgccgctaaACTCAACTGAGGAGAATCCGGACGATGTTCTCGAAATCCAGACATCCCTCGAAGACGTCCGGGAGTTGCACACACCCTTCTCATCCCAGCAGAGCACGCCCCAGGCATCCAAGCGCGTACGCCTGGATTCCGGGGACTCGGACTGCAGCTTCAAGTCGGCCAATGAGCCGAACAAGGAAACTCAGCTAGAACATGGTCGAGGAGGTGAGGCAGTCGGCAAGGAAGACGCGGCATCTGGAGAGGACAAATCCATTATCGATTCCGCAGAGTTGATGACGCCGCCTAAGACGGTCAATGGCTGTGATCCGACGACCAGCGAGCCGACGGTATTTTACTCGCCCATCGAGGCCATGCCCACGCTAGATGATGAGGTCCTTGGCCAGTTAGTCG agCCCGACTTTCAGTTGAACTCCAGCCGCCATGCCATCTCTAGGGGAACTCTGGACGACATAATGACAGCTCTGGAATCTTAG